The genomic interval GTGCTTGCCAAGCATTATCCTTACCTACACCTATTTCAAGATCCTTCTCAGGTGGTGGGGTATCTATCCATAAGTGACTTAATCTTTCAGGTATAGTATCAACAATTAAGTTTAAATCAACTAACCTATCCATTAATGGTATTCTCTCTCTCATTAGAAGAGTATCAGGATCCTCCACAGCCTCCTTAAGCCACTTCCTCTCTTCAGGCAGTAGTGATGATGTAAAGGCTTTAAGCCTCTTATCATTAATAATCCTCATTAATACAGCTTCAACGTTCCACCTAGCCTCATAGAGTTGACCTAATATTTTCGGATTTCCACCAGTTAGCCTCCAAGTCTCCTCGAAATCGGGCTTGCTTCCTGGTATATGCTCGTAGAGTTGTTTAAAGCCTTCCTTACTCATGTTCCACATGGCATCTAAATAAGCCCACCTATGCCTACCAATCTCCCTTCTAGACAAACCCTCACTAGTGGCAGCAACAGTAACAATGACATCGTAATCAGCCGGTGGATACTCAATTAAACCAAGTATCCCTTTAACATATATGGCAGCCTTATCAATACCTATGGCTTTAAAGACATCATCAACCAACACAGCAACTCTTCTTTTCCTTCGTTTCAATGCCTCTTTGACGAATTCTAGAGCTAATGTTGCAAGTCGCACTTGAGCAACACCAAAGACCTCTGCAGCGGCTTCAGTTAATTGCTTAATAAGATCCTTCATGTCAGTATACGCTGTAAACTCCTGATGAAGAGGATTAATGTAAGTTACTTCGAACCCTAATTCCCGCAGAAGCTCCGTGGATTGCTTAAGCCAGGCAGATTTCCCACAACCCTCAGGGCCGTAAACCACATGAACCACAGCCATACCATGTTCAGCCCAATACTCAATACGCCTAAGCGCCAAATCCCTATCAGTGAATTCAACATTAAAGCCAGGAATTAGCGGAAACTCAAGTCTCTTCACGCAGTAATTACTGTAAAGTCATTAAAAATACTTTCCCTACCCTAAGCTACTGAATTAATATCATTATCGCTGGATAAAACTGAAACCTCCACTAAACTATGTCCAAGTTATTATATATTCTAAGTCTTTTAAGAATTATTTTTAACATTATGGAAAATAACTTGAAGAGTACTGATAATTACTTAACTTAAATATATTTATTTAAAGATTCCTATACCCTAACCCTAATTCTGAACTCATCTCTCAAATAAATC from Caldivirga sp. carries:
- a CDS encoding ATP-binding protein, translated to MKRLEFPLIPGFNVEFTDRDLALRRIEYWAEHGMAVVHVVYGPEGCGKSAWLKQSTELLRELGFEVTYINPLHQEFTAYTDMKDLIKQLTEAAAEVFGVAQVRLATLALEFVKEALKRRKRRVAVLVDDVFKAIGIDKAAIYVKGILGLIEYPPADYDVIVTVAATSEGLSRREIGRHRWAYLDAMWNMSKEGFKQLYEHIPGSKPDFEETWRLTGGNPKILGQLYEARWNVEAVLMRIINDKRLKAFTSSLLPEERKWLKEAVEDPDTLLMRERIPLMDRLVDLNLIVDTIPERLSHLWIDTPPPEKDLEIGVGKDNAWQAPLYKEAIRRVLGA